The DNA sequence GCGCGGCGGGATCCCGTATGGCGCGAAGCTGCGCGCGCAGCAGGCCGCTCACGATCTGCAGGTTGTTCTTCACGCGGTGGTGGATCTCTCGCAACAGGAGGCCCTTGGCCTGAAGGGCATCCTCCAGCGCGTGGGTGCGGTCGGCCAGGGCGTTGCGGTGGCGGCGTTCGCGTCGCAGCACGAAGGCCAGGGCGAAGGCGATGGCGGCCAGAAGGAGCACCGCCGCACCCACAAGGACGAGCTGCGTGCGCTGGCGGGCGATGACGGCGGCGCGGTGCTCAAGCTCGGCCTTGGAGAGCGCGTCGCTCGCGCGGCGTTCAAGGGCGAGGATGGCGGCGGCGTCGGAGCGCGCGTCCAGGGTGTCGTTCCACTGGATGAAGCGGCGCAGCTGGGCCAGTGCGCTGTCCGGTCGGCCGAGGGCCACCTCCAGGTCGCTCAGGGCCTCGTGCACCAGTGTGCGTTCCAGCACGAAGCCCCCGTCCACGGCCAGGCGCAGGGCACGGCGCAGGAGGCTGTCCGCGTCGGCGGGCTGGTCGTGCGCGAGCGACCAGCGGCCCGAACGCAGGAGGAGCCGGATGAGGACCAGGGGTGCGGGGACACCGACGGATGCGCTGTCAACGGCGCGGAACCGGTCGACAGCCTCCGTGGTGCGGCCCGAGCGGAAGAGGGCACCGGCCTCGTCGAGCAGGATCTCGTGCGCATGGCGGGCCATGCCGTGGCGTTCGAGGGCCTCGGCCGACCGCCGGTAGTGCAGCGCGGCGCTGTCGTGCCGCCCCAGCACCTGGAGCACCTGGGCCAGTTCACGCTCCACTCCGGCGGCCCATTCGTGCTCGCCGGCCTGTTCGAGGTCGGCCAGCGCACGCGCATACGCCGTGCGGGCCTCGTTCCAATGGCGGGCATCGGCCAGGATGCTGGCGATGTTGGCCTGCACCATGCCGGATCCCCCGAGGAGGCCCTCGGCGCGATAGGTGGCCAGTGACCGTTGAAAGTGCGGCAGGGCGCTCAGGC is a window from the Flavobacteriales bacterium genome containing:
- a CDS encoding ATP-binding protein, yielding MRRMPGSMVAALPGWRAIVLPWALLGALSLPAQVDSLERVLAGLPQDTSRLPVLRALFHAEVFRRPARASMHAEAFAVLADAGGTAHQRAQAQAMLGQALYVRGDGLSALPHFQRSLATYRAEGLLGGSGMVQANIASILADARHWNEARTAYARALADLEQAGEHEWAAGVERELAQVLQVLGRHDSAALHYRRSAEALERHGMARHAHEILLDEAGALFRSGRTTEAVDRFRAVDSASVGVPAPLVLIRLLLRSGRWSLAHDQPADADSLLRRALRLAVDGGFVLERTLVHEALSDLEVALGRPDSALAQLRRFIQWNDTLDARSDAAAILALERRASDALSKAELEHRAAVIARQRTQLVLVGAAVLLLAAIAFALAFVLRRERRHRNALADRTHALEDALQAKGLLLREIHHRVKNNLQIVSGLLRAQLRAIRDPAARAPVRDGLDRIRSMSLIHQDLYQHDGVQGIEMAPYVERLAQGLRRSHAVDEDHVTIHLDVAPLWLDVDTAIPLGLVINELITNALKHAFPDGRKGRIEVSLHHQRDGLLLTVADDGVGLSEPLPGIVDGSGLVLVRTFAEKLKAEQLVRTGPGTTVQLRLHTPPHAP